The following DNA comes from Miscanthus floridulus cultivar M001 chromosome 5, ASM1932011v1, whole genome shotgun sequence.
GGCACAGCAGGATCCGGGAAGGTCAAGCCAACAGTCCAACTGCGATTCTAGAGCCGCTGGTTGGAACAAGGTTAGGAATGCAACTTGCCATTTTGCATATGCAGAGACAGACTGACAGTTAGAAACGTGGATGACCATGCAGGGCGAGGAACATCAATAAGCCTATCGCATTGCATTTGCACGCCAACAAGTGACAGCCGCACGAATACAGCAACAAACCAAGAAAAAGGGGCTGGCCTCCACATCAGTATACCGTGTACAAAAAAACCATGGTCACTAACTATCGTACAATTGGATAGAAAAACAGAGTTGGACAGTTGGAACATTAGTGTACATTgcgaaaaatgaaaagaatgcctGCTCGGCATCACTGGAAAAGTATGCCGCAATCAATAAGCAATAAGCAAAATCTGGAAGGGACAAGGATGATGACTAACTACTAGCATGCACATCCGCTTCTCTGCTCAGTCTCAGGGACAGGATCCGCAACACTCTGGAAGTAACTGAAGAgcaaaaaagaagaagggtgtaAATAACTAAACTGGGAAATTAGCAGTAAGTAGCAGCAGGGAGCTGTTTCATCTTTCTGAAATAATGGAATGGAATATAGTGAAAACATGTGTGAAAGCATTTACTAATAGACACAAATCATCACAGATTAAACCAAGTACAAAGCATTAGCCTACTACAAAGTTTACCTGTTATAAGCATCTATTGTTTTTCAGATATGTGAAGAGTAATGACATTAATTACTAGCCAaaaaaaggggcgtacccagtgcaaagagctcccgctctgtgcagggtcttGGGAAGGGTGTAAGTGGCAAGCCTTGCCCTCgactgtgcaatgcgaggagaccgcgactcgaacccgggaccttccggtcacaggcggtaagactctatcgcttgcaccaggcccgcccttcattaaTTACTAGCCAAAGTAGTTTTTTATTCCTTCATCGAAAGCAAATAGATATCTATGATAATATTATCATCAGAGAAGAAACCAGTAGGGTCATGGACTAGTAGTTACTCAAAATGGTTACATATTCATAGTGGTAGAGGTAGCTTCTTTTAGCGTACATGTGCATCATTATGACCTTTCCTTTTGAACAGAAGTTTTTCAACATCGATAACATAGCAAGATATTGCTAAGACATTATCAAAGGTTTGCCATGCAAATCAAGAACCTTATTTATTAACAAATAAAAGCCTGTAACAGTTATTAGAAACTGGGAAAAAAACATAAAACCACATTAAATAGTACATCCAAATCATGCATATAAAGATTACAGAATATCTAAAAATTAGCTAAAGAAAAGTCATTCTACAAATAATAGGTCAGAGATTAAAGAAAAGTAGCAATCACCATAACGGAGTTAAAAATGCTGCCCAACATACGAACATATAACATATTCAATCAAGAAAAAACTAACAAGTTCAGTTAAAAAGAATATGGTCAAACAAGTGCAACAAGAGTATGGGCAGGTTAGGTAACAAGGGCTGGGAAGGTTTACCCTAAGCAGTGAATGAGCTGCCTTCCATACAATACAACAAACAGAAGATGATGAAATTTAGTTTACTCACATGTCCTGATCACGTTCATGCTCTAGAGCAAGCTTGGCAACAGTCAGGAAAGCGTTGTCAACATTGTAGTCCTCTTTTGCAGAAGTTTCAAAATAAGGGATATTGCCTTTAGAAGCACACCACTCCATTGCTTTCTTATCAGAAACCTATGCGGAAACATTTAATCAGGTAGGGGCATATCAAGAGACGAGAGTTGCAATGAGCCAATCACCACATTATAACAATACTAACCACTCTGCTTTTTCCACCATCTACATCAATCTTGTTACCGAGTAAGATGAAGGGGAAAGTTTTAGGATCTGATGGACTAGCCTGAAAAGAAATAAGGATGACTATGTCAAGCAATGTTGTCAAGATACTACAAGCCGTTATAAGAGATACAGATGCTACAGTATTAACAGATTAGTATATTACAACAAAATCGATCACCAGACAAAAATGCTAAAGCATAAGGCTGTTTACCAAATAGTCCATTCAACAAACACGACAAAAATGGATTAAAGGCCATTTGCATTATTTGTGTACACATAACTTTCTGAAAATTTCATGACAGACAACAAAGGTAATAAGTGCAAACAGTAGCTTTGTTATTACAGAATTACATGAATTGCACGCAAACTATATCGATCTGAATAAGCATGCAGAGTGTTATCAGTTGCGAATTTATCTAAGTTTCCTGTACTAATTGAACAGAATCAGTTTGGATCGTGCATTACAATTCTGGGTGGAAAATATTATATTCTGACTCAGCTGTGTTATTTCATCTTGCATTAATAAATTGCTGACTGGACATACACAACTCTTACAGAAAATAGAACATATCTGTACTAATATGGCATTAGACATTACAATCATTCCACCATAGTAATAATAACAGTTAGAGATTCAGACCTCAATAGTAACTTATCAACACTTCTGTTTTACATCAACACAACCACTCCAGCATTTATGTGTTTGCTAGTTATGAGCTAGAGTGGAAACCACTACCCcttccccctccctccctccctcctgaCTCGGAACTTAAGAAATTCTAAGAACCATTCAAATTTCTTTCCACGACAATTTTATATTGTAAACCGTGATCATACTTCCAGTCAGAACTTCAGAAGTGTTTATTACAAGCCCTAAATCCTAAAATAAACAAAAGCACTATCATAGTAGGGAACCTGTATAATTTTCACATGCCAGTTACAATCTTGGTTACTAGAAATAGTGAAATCCCTGTCCTCGATAATGGTTTGCTATTATTAGCAGGTTCAAGAAGAAACTAAACTGCCAAAGTAACATTAAGCGAAAATTATGTTTCTGCCTGAAGCCCTGAACACATCCTCGAAATCAAGTAAACAAAAGACATGGACAGGAAGGGGAGGAGCAAAGACTGGTGCTGTCAGGGCTGCAGCATCGGCCTTGCCAGTAGAATCCCTAAGAGAAATATAAGCCTAAAAATCAAAACTCAATCCATTTTCACTCAATCCAGCACCCCTTGTCTAGTCAAGCAACTCCTGTCCAGCTTGTCTGGCTCCACCACTATGGATAGAGCGTAACTATGTGATCTAGGCAAATCCAATTTTAGCCAAACATATCATTAGCTATTTCCTGTTCACATATACTTATTCAACACGACCGATGATAAACCCCTGATATGGCTTCTTGGCTTCATGCAGCTTACATGTGTTGAAAACATGGTAGATTGAGAACGGGCATATTGACACAGAAAAGATGACAGGATCAAACGATTTGAACATATGCTCCAGATTCAAAGTTCATAAAGCGGACATATTTGGTCACGGAAGCTGGCAAGGCTAAACTCAATATATTTCCATTCCAGATATCTATTAAAAAAAAGTGCAGATATGTGAGCATGCTCAAGCTTTACGAAATTATTGGCAGCATCATATCAAGCTGTCAGCTAGTAAAATGGTATCAATATGATAAATGATGAAATGCACTACAGTCGATACCTGTCTATTTTTTCTTTAAAATCAGTACAGTTGATATCTACAACCATGACTAAAATCACGACAATTTGTAAGATAATCATTCTTACTTGGTTGAGGAACTCATCATGCCATGTGTTGAGTGTATCGAATGACCTGTTAGAGTTGACGTCATAGACAAGCACACAACAATCCGCCCCTCTGTAGAATGCAACCCCAAGACTCTGGAATCTCTCCTGCCCCGCGGTGTCCCAGATCTAGCATCAAAGTAACATGATGACAACAACATGAACAACAGTCACTTCCTTCTCTTTGGAAGCTCAGCAACTCAGGTGGACGCTCACCTGCAACGTGACTAGCCTGTCTTCAATGAGAACCTCCTTTGTGACGAAATCTGCACCAATTGTAGCTTTGTACTGCTGACTGAACTTTTTGTGGACATATCTAGCTGAAAGTCAAGAATATCAAAGCACCCAAAGTACTAAAAGCACTCCAGCATTTCAGATAGATTATACATGTCAAGATACTTGATTCTTATTGCTTTTACATCATCTTAACTTTAATCCGCATACTGCAATAAGCACGATGTTCAAATGTACCAGAGCTTTCAGAACGAGATTCACAAAATCACGAGTCCCGCTCACGCACAGCACAACTGCACAAGGAATGAGAATGCAGGTAAACAGTTATTGACTGCAACTCTGCCAGTGTGAGCTCACGGTAATCCGAAATTCCATACCCCAAAATTAAAGAGATGCGTTCTTACAGCTCAACGGATGAAACTCATGTGTCTTCCGAGCACTATGGCGTAAGTTGATCCATGGGGCAAAACGCAATTCACACGAAATGGGGGACCGACTGCACGGACATGAAACGGGGCCTAATTACCAAACGCGACATATTGAGGGAATCAAGTCAAGGATACTGGTTCATCAGCGACGTCTTCCCGACCCTGCAGAGATCACACCGGACCAAATCAGACCAACGAGGACAGAGTGAAACACAGAGGTCGCAGCAACCGCGTCCAAATCGAACCGCCAAGCTTCCTGGAAATCACAACAGCGACCCGGGAATCCACATGCGGGAGGATCCGAGGGAGGGACGGGGAGCCGGGTTGGGGGAGGGGGGGAGGGAGCAATGGGCTGACCCGCTGTCGCCGAGGACGATGACCTTGAGGAGTGTCCGCCTCCGCGACGTCGACATGGCTGCTCGATCGCGATCGGCCCCTCTCGCCGCTCGTCGTCGTCTGGTCGCGACCCCGCGAGGCGCACGAGGAGTCTGGGGGGCAGCGAAAAGAAATCCAGAGAAGAGAAGCAGAGATGCAGAGTAGGGGAGGACGGAGGGAGGTGCTGGATggatttctgattttttttttaatttgatttGATCGATGTGATCCGGTTTTGGCCTTTAAATTTGAAGAAGGCGTGCGTGACGGTGACGTGAGGCGACGCGAAGTGACCGTGCAGTTTTGGGGTTGGGGAGAGCGGAGTAGAGGAGGACGGACCTGTTCGCTTTATGGTTCACGTGGCTTATAATCCACTGATattattttgttgtgagagaaaaatattatatcatgatTGATAAGTATGGTTAATACAATTAAGTAATTAGGGTGTAGGTAGTggtgctttttttttttggtgatgGTGGGTGGACCGCGTGCCACTGTGTGGTGGGAACATGGCTATTGGAATTTTAATCCGGTAAGGTCTCATTTGATGTTATTGGATTTAACTCAATCTACATATGTTGAGATTTCATTCTAATCTACCCCAATACAGATAGATTCATGCAAATCCGACTATATCATATCTAAATAAGGCTTAAATGATTTAGGGTTTGAACAAAGGAATAAAACATAGAGaaataaaaaaacataaaaagtAGATAGAGTGATAGTAAAAAAAACTATATAATTTCAAATATAGAAATGAATATTTTGAGTTGTTTGTAATGAGGAAAAAAGTATAGGAACGTCAGCAAACATTTGTAGCAAGAAAGAGAGCAAATATTCTTTCCCTTGGGCTGGAGTGGatgtttatttcctatattttgcACTACTATGGTTTCCTTTCTTTTGAAAAGAAACTACACTTTTCTTCGTTCCAAATACTATGATGTGATTCATTTCCTTTGCAATTTATTCTTTCAAAAATTCTTTGAGAATCCTTTAATCCAAAAAGGGTCTAGGGTAGAGTTAGTTATTAATTAGCTAAAAATTAATCTAAATTAGTTGAGGTTAGTTAACTAGTTGTAGACTTGGCTAATAAATTAGTTTATCTATTATCTCCATGTTTAGATGTCCGCAAGACATTTTCTATATCCTTCCTAGTGGTTAGAAACAGAGATTTTGGGGGGGAAATACGCTCGAACAGCTCTTTAATTTGTTTTCCAAATATAGCCATATTCTATTTTAGATTTTCTCGCTAACCCAAAGATAAAAAAACAAGAATGGCTCCATAGAGTGCAATCAAGATGTAGAAAAATTGGCGGGGAGTGAAAATATACTGAAAACGATTTTTTATACAAATGActctctaaatgatgatttagagagtgagcttTAGAAAGACTTTTGGAAATGCTTTTAGGGCTAATTTTGATTATTTCTCTTGGTATCTAAATAGGCCCTTAAATCGTGTTTAGGGATGCAAGATGGGTTGTCTGCGAACTCGTAAATAGATTTAATTGTTGCGGATTTATAGATAATCCATGAGAAATAACCTATTTAGGGGTTCACGGATAACCCTACTTATTATAAAACTTGGTTCCTCGCTAGAGCCATTTGATACAATTGTTTCTACTTATTAGTTATTTTCATTCTCAGCAGGAGCAGGGCGACATTTTGTAAGGACCAGCAACCTGTGTTGGGGTTATGGAAACAGGATACCCCAAAGCACGACCATTAAGAGTCGCTCAGGATGGCCCATCTAGACACGGCCCGACCGAACATGGTTGGCCACGACCTCTCGCCTTCGAGCCATACGAGGTCTGCCTCGACCTCTCCTACCTCTCGCATCGCGCGGTGCCACGACCACCTCTTTCCTTAGCCGCTAAGGAAAGGATGAGAGGTGGGTGAGCACATTCAATGCTCCTGACCAGACAGGACGCGCACGCACACTCCACCAAGTACCAGAAGGACGACAACCCCTCGACCCTGAGGTAGAGTGTTGCCTTGGTCAACACCCCGCTGACGGACAAGACCACGCTAGGGCACAACTATGTCACATTGCGTGGCTCCGCACCGCCCAAATCCCATCTAGTCCGATGGACGGGCATACGATCGTACCCGCCATGACATGGGGACCATGATGAGGAGTCAGCTCTCTACTCTGACTAGACCCTATGCCCCCGATTCGACCCCACGAGGTCGGGGCAACAGGATCCCAACCCCGAGAGCAAGCAGCCACGATGGGACAAGTCACCCTCCCCGTACAGTGACATCATGACTTCTCCCTGAAGAAACAGAGCGCCAGGATGAAGGCCACGACGACAACAAGCAAGCCATACTAGGCCAGGGAGTTGGTGGGCAGCCACAACTCCCtgaaaagtgcaatcaagccctaattgtgggttttggtgataatgaccacgtaattagagaactaatgagatttatcgagatgacaagcagggaattcatgttTGAGGATGCTACACCAAAcaaaggagcccccaattacaaatataaATGGATTCAAACTCAAAGAAGgttaaaattcttttatattttgaatttaagtatagaaaaagtcgtactataaagggggacacaatgcttaagctaatatgtgctaccaagtgctcaaacatacacatgcatctttaGATTCACAGCATAGACAatctacacttcactcttacccttgttgtcttaCATGGTGCGGCACTATCGTACTTGAAGAGAGCATTGCCgtagtgcggcactgccacacttgagccacggcactgccatgacttaagtgaccgttgggggctggaggagtatttatacccttcccctTCCTTTCCAGCAGTACTctatctcttcttcctcacttcagcatgcCCAAAATAGAGcaagagctctctctctctctctctctcttcctccattgttgacctcaagcccctaagcaaatccattgatttgtccatcaatccttgagggaaaagggtccaaaactcgattagagagcagctccattgattccccaactctaaagagcacttggttcatgttttggctgacggttgtgtttgttattcttggagcttggctcctagccggctagagcatcgcccgtgaagcttgccaacttatgtggtaaccccaagaggtttgtaaccatcacttgaagctagtaaactcacccctcatctcaagagttaagtctcttgacttgagaacgaggaagggttggaaagccctaagccttagtggctaacctcaacaacatgaaggtaggcaagccttggtgacgagccaaaccacgggataaattattgtgtcacttgtgcttgatttacattacttgcatgacatattgtggttgaggtgatttctagggtttctagtcgatctac
Coding sequences within:
- the LOC136452788 gene encoding ras-related protein Rab7-like, whose product is MSTSRRRTLLKVIVLGDSGVGKTSLMNQYVHKKFSQQYKATIGADFVTKEVLIEDRLVTLQIWDTAGQERFQSLGVAFYRGADCCVLVYDVNSNRSFDTLNTWHDEFLNQASPSDPKTFPFILLGNKIDVDGGKSRVVSDKKAMEWCASKGNIPYFETSAKEDYNVDNAFLTVAKLALEHERDQDIYFQSVADPVPETEQRSGCAC